In the genome of Ammoniphilus sp. CFH 90114, the window CGGCAGCATGAGTTCAAGGCTGTTCCAGGAAGTTCGTGAAGAGCGTGGCTTAGCTTACTCTGTGTTCTCTTATCATTCTTCCTTCCAAGATAATGGAATGTTTACGGTATATGCGGGCACAGCTCCGAATCAGCTAGAAGAGGTCTACTCTGTGGTTGTTAATACCCTGCAATCCTTGAAGGCCGATGGAATGACAAAGGAAGAGTTGAAAAAAGGAAAAGAACAGCTCAAAGGTAGTCTAATGTTAAGCTTAGAGAGCACGAATAGCCGAATGAGTCGTCTGGGTAAGAATGAGTTGCTTCTCGGGAAGCATTTGAATCTCGATGAGATCCTTCAAAGAGTAGACAATGTTTCGCTCGGTCATGTAAAGGAAACTATTGATAAAATATTTAATCAACCTATGTCGATTGCGTTAGTTAGTCCTTTCGAGGAATTACCAGCGTCTTTTAATCAGGAACATCTACTAAGATAACGTCATGAAGGGAGGGGAGCTTTTGCAACCTTCTATAGTCACCATACAAATTATGAAGACACCAGGGAATGAGGATATAAGCCTTCCTTCTAAAATGTCAGAATTTGCAGCCGGCTTTGACCTTTATGCTGCAACTAAGGATTCGGTAGCTATTGCCCCGGGTCAACGTGCACTAATCCCTGCCGGTTTTTCTTTGGCTCTACCAGTCAATATGGAGGCTCAGATTAGACCAAGGAGCGGGCTCGCATTGAAGCATGGGATCACCTGTCTGAACTCTCCGGGGACCATCGATGCTGACTACCGTGGAGAAATCGGGGTTATTTTAATTAACCATGGAGAGGATGTATTTAGCATCTCTCGAGGAGATCGGATCGCACAAATGGTCATTCAATACGTTCCATCTGTTGAATGGGAGATCGTTCAGGAACTTCCATCAAGTAATAGAGGTGCTGGTGGATTCGGCCACACTGGAGTTTAATAGTAAAATCTGTAGCTAGTACTTTTGCTTTTAGAGCAGAAGTACTTTTTTTTTTGCTAAGAGCATATCCTTCCACTGCAGGGATCATGAATTCTAAGATGAAAGGAATGGGAAAAGGATGAGATATAGCGAATTTAGTGGGAAAGAAATCATTGATCTCGACAACGGAGAGCGAATGGGAATGCTTGGACATTCCGATTTAGTCATTCATACTGAATCTGGACAAATCGATTCTATTATCCTTCCTGGTACCTCTTTCTTAGGGTGGGGAAAAAAGAAAAATGATTGTGTCATCCCGTGGAATGCCATTCGTAAGATTGGACCAGATATGATTATTGTTGAACTGAGAGAAAGAGGAAGGGCGAAATATTAAATAAATTGTTAAAGTAATTCTATATAAGGATAGTAGCTGAATGGGTGTAACGCTTCCGTGGGCGCTCACATACGATGAGGGTAGAACGCAACGAATTCCGGCAAACGGCTTTGAAAAAATCAATTCGTTTATACTTTTAATGTCAACTTTATTGTAGTAAACTGTTTGAAAGGGGTTATCAGCTTTATGCTCACAGGGATTCACGCTACCTTCATCGGAGGAGATGCTCGCCAACTTGAAGTAATTAAGAAGTTTATCGAGCTGGACGCATCGGTAACCCTCATTGGATTTGATAATCTAGAAAGTAATTTTATTGGAGCCACGAAAAAGGAACTTTCCTTGGACGTACTGCAGGAAACGGATGCTTTAATTCTTCCTATCGTAGGTACAGATGACGAAGGGGTGGTAGAGAGCATCTTCTGTTCAAAGCCGGTTCAATTAACTGACAAACACTTCGAGGTCATGAATAAAAATATGGTCATTTATACAGGTATGGCTAAGCCATTCCTTAGAGACCATAGCCAAGCTTATCAATTGCAACTCGTTGAGATTCTTGATCGGGACGATGTAGCCATATATAACTCCATCCCTACTGTAGAGGGAGCGTTAATGATGGCGATTCAGAATACAGACATCACGATCCATGGGTCTACCTGCATTGTATTGGGCCTTGGAAGGGTAGGAATATCAATGGCAAGGGCTCTGCACGCTTTAGGGGCCCATGTCCGAGTGGGCGCGAGGAAGCCTGAACATCTAGCAAGAATTTACGAAATGGGCTTATCTCCGTTTGAGTTAGATGATCTTGCGGAACAGGTAGACGATGTGGATATTGTCTATAATACGATCCCCAAAATGGTAGTCACTCCGCAAATTATTGCTCGT includes:
- the dpsA gene encoding dipicolinate synthase subunit DpsA yields the protein MLTGIHATFIGGDARQLEVIKKFIELDASVTLIGFDNLESNFIGATKKELSLDVLQETDALILPIVGTDDEGVVESIFCSKPVQLTDKHFEVMNKNMVIYTGMAKPFLRDHSQAYQLQLVEILDRDDVAIYNSIPTVEGALMMAIQNTDITIHGSTCIVLGLGRVGISMARALHALGAHVRVGARKPEHLARIYEMGLSPFELDDLAEQVDDVDIVYNTIPKMVVTPQIIARMPHHTLIIDLASKPGGVDFRYAEKRGIKALLAPGLPGIVAPKTAGQIIAKTLSRLVSEQMADREGSS
- a CDS encoding YlmC/YmxH family sporulation protein, with the protein product MRYSEFSGKEIIDLDNGERMGMLGHSDLVIHTESGQIDSIILPGTSFLGWGKKKNDCVIPWNAIRKIGPDMIIVELRERGRAKY
- the dut gene encoding dUTP diphosphatase, whose translation is MKGGELLQPSIVTIQIMKTPGNEDISLPSKMSEFAAGFDLYAATKDSVAIAPGQRALIPAGFSLALPVNMEAQIRPRSGLALKHGITCLNSPGTIDADYRGEIGVILINHGEDVFSISRGDRIAQMVIQYVPSVEWEIVQELPSSNRGAGGFGHTGV